A single Pseudosulfitobacter pseudonitzschiae DNA region contains:
- a CDS encoding CHASE domain-containing protein produces MRKLDIFFVVLFTLITVSLAMLRYQTSQNSAREEFSRLTTDGIEALDIRMQSYLHSMTGVAAFIDASNYVSAQEFDNYVKSLHIETYLLGIVGMGVVEEVNTADLEAFQARERRNGQPDFTVHPKVDVQEHFIVSRLAPLAANTKSLGLDVRSEPVREAALIVSRDTGRPHLTAQVDLLRDGVEKPGFVLVMPVEDINGLSGANHRWVYAPFVGADILSGLTPSQSSSYEVKIYDGNQIVPETLVFNSDVGGNNAGAFSRVIHADYLGRTWTVVYQSTPAFDALFKKYAHLLILIAGTILTVMLIVALRSSRFRSEAMAEVAEMRARKLNAQEDEKSSILENAVSAVFILDDSNRVLSANKAALDMFGYSADEMPAKDFSALVRCPTDPDPQERHNAIGHTKDGAELLLDVQRNVWKSFDDYLRKTIIVHDLTEEIRIQNELKNTKTLYDLALQGARIGVFDVDLVNGTSDVTETWSRIMGLEGGTRGVDTQALFISRIHPEDLHILRDADRACIRGETERSIAEYRVRFDTDAGPVWRWMKSNAIVVERDKNGKAMRLIGTQTDVTELRHSRNALEASEKRFRKVLAVAPVGMVMMDDQSIITGVNAAFCAVSGYSEEELMAPMRMSDLIPPDERGPIYRAVAAMVDARGELYQGEHQVLHSSGELRWCYFRVSWVYDRNQGRNFYVAQVLDITDQKKIEQMKNEFVATVSHELRTPLTSIKGALGLITATAGDTLNAPLRRLVDIASTNTDRLTSIVNDILDLEKISSGEVTFNFESVNMCDLINDTLIELSPFIKNHNAVLDVNLPDKALRVWADPGRTKQVLVNLLSNACKYSPDHSTVRIKAEMLNNKAIVYIQNEGPGIPENFHSQIFKAFSQADSSDTRAKGGTGLGLNITRQIVTRHGGEIGFESVPNRVTVFWFTCPLAEYQEMLPDITPKPVTPRQGGNRIKVLHLEDDPDFAEVIQSGLGTVADVRHATSLAEARQRLNTERFDVVVLDWSLRDGDASELLDEVWSANKDVRIVSLSADGNRSADPRLSANLIKSRTDLAGISACVLGYETQVS; encoded by the coding sequence TTGCGCAAACTGGATATTTTTTTTGTTGTTCTGTTCACGCTGATCACCGTCAGCCTTGCAATGCTGCGCTATCAAACCTCGCAAAATTCGGCGCGAGAGGAGTTTTCGCGTCTGACCACGGATGGGATCGAGGCACTGGATATCCGTATGCAAAGCTATTTGCACAGTATGACGGGTGTTGCGGCGTTCATCGACGCCTCGAATTATGTCAGTGCGCAGGAATTCGACAATTATGTCAAATCCCTTCACATCGAGACCTATCTGCTCGGCATTGTGGGCATGGGCGTGGTCGAAGAAGTGAATACTGCGGATTTGGAGGCATTTCAGGCCCGTGAACGGCGCAACGGTCAGCCTGACTTTACGGTACACCCGAAGGTTGATGTGCAAGAGCATTTTATCGTCAGCCGTTTGGCGCCCTTGGCCGCCAACACCAAGTCGTTGGGGCTGGATGTTCGGTCAGAGCCGGTGCGAGAGGCGGCGCTGATTGTGTCACGGGACACGGGTAGGCCGCATTTGACGGCGCAGGTTGATTTGTTGCGCGATGGAGTCGAAAAACCCGGTTTTGTGTTGGTGATGCCGGTGGAAGACATCAACGGGCTAAGCGGGGCCAATCACAGATGGGTTTACGCCCCTTTTGTAGGTGCGGATATCCTCAGCGGTCTGACGCCAAGCCAAAGCAGCAGCTACGAGGTCAAGATTTACGACGGCAACCAGATTGTGCCCGAAACGCTGGTCTTTAATTCGGATGTGGGCGGCAACAACGCGGGCGCGTTCAGTCGCGTGATTCATGCCGACTATCTTGGCCGGACATGGACAGTAGTTTACCAAAGTACGCCGGCTTTTGATGCTCTGTTCAAGAAATACGCGCACCTGTTGATCCTGATTGCAGGGACGATCTTGACTGTGATGCTGATCGTGGCCTTGCGCAGTTCGCGGTTTCGCAGCGAAGCAATGGCAGAAGTTGCCGAAATGCGCGCACGCAAGCTGAACGCGCAGGAGGACGAGAAAAGCTCGATTCTGGAAAATGCGGTGTCGGCGGTGTTCATTCTGGATGACAGCAATCGGGTGCTGTCGGCCAATAAGGCGGCACTTGATATGTTCGGGTACAGCGCCGACGAAATGCCGGCCAAGGATTTTTCGGCTTTGGTGCGGTGTCCGACTGATCCTGATCCGCAAGAGCGCCATAACGCCATCGGCCATACCAAGGACGGGGCCGAATTGTTGCTGGATGTGCAGCGCAACGTCTGGAAGTCGTTCGACGATTATTTGCGCAAGACGATCATCGTTCACGACCTGACTGAAGAAATCCGCATCCAAAATGAGTTGAAGAACACCAAGACACTGTATGACCTTGCCTTGCAGGGCGCGCGGATCGGGGTGTTTGATGTGGATCTGGTGAATGGCACCTCGGATGTGACCGAGACCTGGAGCCGGATTATGGGGCTTGAAGGGGGCACGCGCGGGGTGGACACGCAGGCGCTGTTTATCAGCCGTATTCATCCCGAAGACCTGCATATTCTGCGCGATGCCGACAGGGCGTGCATTCGCGGTGAAACCGAACGGTCTATCGCCGAATACCGGGTTCGGTTCGACACCGACGCGGGGCCGGTCTGGCGCTGGATGAAGTCCAATGCCATCGTGGTCGAGCGGGACAAAAACGGCAAGGCGATGCGCCTGATCGGCACCCAGACCGACGTCACGGAGCTGCGCCATTCGCGCAATGCGCTGGAAGCCAGCGAAAAGCGGTTCCGCAAGGTTCTGGCCGTGGCCCCCGTGGGCATGGTGATGATGGATGACCAAAGCATTATCACCGGCGTCAACGCGGCATTCTGTGCGGTCAGCGGCTATTCCGAAGAAGAGTTGATGGCACCGATGCGCATGTCGGACCTGATCCCACCCGATGAGCGTGGACCGATCTATCGTGCTGTGGCGGCAATGGTTGACGCACGTGGCGAACTTTATCAGGGCGAACATCAGGTGTTGCATTCCAGCGGCGAGCTGCGCTGGTGCTATTTCCGCGTCAGTTGGGTCTATGATAGAAATCAGGGCCGCAATTTTTATGTGGCGCAGGTTCTGGACATCACCGATCAGAAAAAGATCGAGCAGATGAAAAACGAATTTGTGGCTACGGTCAGTCACGAGTTGCGCACGCCGCTGACGTCGATCAAGGGTGCGTTGGGTCTGATCACGGCCACCGCAGGTGACACGCTGAATGCGCCATTGCGCCGGTTGGTGGACATTGCATCGACCAACACCGACCGTCTGACCTCGATTGTGAATGATATTCTGGATCTCGAGAAGATCTCGTCGGGCGAGGTTACGTTCAACTTTGAGTCCGTTAATATGTGCGACCTGATCAACGACACGCTGATCGAGCTGTCGCCGTTCATAAAAAATCACAATGCCGTTCTGGACGTGAACCTGCCGGACAAGGCACTGCGGGTCTGGGCTGATCCGGGGCGGACCAAACAGGTGTTGGTCAATCTGTTGTCGAATGCGTGCAAATATTCGCCCGATCACAGCACCGTGCGAATCAAGGCCGAGATGCTGAACAACAAGGCCATCGTCTATATCCAGAATGAAGGGCCGGGCATTCCCGAGAACTTTCATTCGCAAATCTTCAAGGCATTCTCGCAGGCTGACAGTTCGGATACGCGGGCCAAGGGGGGCACCGGTCTGGGGTTGAACATCACGCGCCAGATCGTCACCCGTCACGGTGGCGAGATCGGATTTGAAAGCGTGCCCAATCGTGTCACCGTATTCTGGTTCACTTGCCCGTTGGCCGAATATCAGGAGATGCTGCCGGACATTACCCCCAAGCCGGTCACACCGAGACAGGGCGGCAACCGGATCAAGGTGCTGCATCTTGAAGACGATCCAGATTTTGCCGAAGTCATTCAATCGGGCTTGGGCACTGTCGCCGACGTGCGCCACGCCACAAGCCTTGCCGAAGCGCGTCAGCGTTTGAATACGGAACGCTTTGACGTTGTGGTTCTGGACTGGAGCCTGCGCGACGGCGACGCCTCGGAGCTTTTGGACGAGGTGTGGAGCGCCAACAAGGACGTTCGAATCGTGTCGCTGTCTGCTGATGGCAACCGCAGTGCAGACCCCCGCCTGTCGGCGAACCTGATCAAATCGCGCACTGATCTTGCGGGAATATCGGCCTGTGTTCTAGGTTATGAAACGCAGGTTTCATAA
- a CDS encoding ATP-binding protein, whose product MRLRRLSLDYFGHFTGQSYDFGALGDGSDFHVIYGPNEAGKTTTMEAVLRLLYGFPSREAYDFQHKRKSLQVSGTVEVDGELRDLVRMTGRKGALSDANGATLPEAAVSAHLGGLALDDYRTLLCLDDDTIEKGGEAIASSKGDIGRLLFSAAAGLGDLGAVLDQAGAHADALYRKRASSTQMAALKKELAEVEKAIRDGDVSASAFARLKTELAQAQETEAQLREERDAQARALAQVAARQSALPLVMEYDGLAGQIADKSDYPAQLDITAEALVDLLTKDSRAESDIARLTEEIAALEREIGALAVRPDQQDLAQKLVELDDLRSRFVTADRDLPRRKGDLTDLVQAMADVVRNLEATGDPAAMVLTPVQIQRLETARDAAHAAVRACTVEAGEVEALRARLVEAEAALADHAAPQDSGIGALLERYAADSLQGAYATARAEVDAADAALGAALDGLHFKGQDFKALPPCPLSLQEAQRLADQHAEALRDKAQALEKAREHSALAAEAASQIAQSTAQVGQIGDAEALAKRSTRDGLWAAHREVLSDDTAERFEQAMMQADAVSDARLSHARTLADLRAAELAQTRAETRATQAESEAESCQVRIDALELAAAEAAVGADLLHPALPADLAAWVAAHAVARTAEQKARRCADSHRATLDKAARLAAELAPLIDLDAPDFATLIDSARRRAAQDRGAAEALALAAKARDVCAADLKARADTLQLLGGEKDARLRDWADAVAQTLGGQVLPDVLDASLEPLRRLAVLDDKRAGIAERIGKLEQDRVQFGAAMADLGQRYGVEGNDAGEIFEALRKLAGDAAAASTLHGTLTNNLTQAQEALQAAETCRADIARKVAVWAAGFPDHVATESLPDLRAAVADGTAVIAARARMSELDAQVRLALSVDTLDAARAVLSETTSADLDAEMAMLKTERDSLTARLETAIAVRANAQSALTAITGDTDIARLTERRATLELQMEDCALSYLELRMGQRLAEEALRRYRDTHRSGMMQATETAFCTLTNGAYARLGTQQGANGAETLLAIDATGTSKQAQDLSKGTRFQLYLALRAAAYQQLVGQGVCLPFLCDDIFETFDEDRTAAACRVMEQIGRSGQAIYLTHHRHVVEIAKQVCTTPPMIHVIGGADIAGEV is encoded by the coding sequence ATGCGTTTGCGTCGTCTTTCGCTGGATTATTTCGGCCACTTCACCGGCCAAAGCTATGACTTTGGCGCGCTCGGGGACGGGTCCGATTTCCATGTGATCTATGGCCCCAACGAGGCCGGTAAAACCACCACGATGGAGGCGGTTCTGCGCCTGCTCTACGGCTTTCCCAGCCGCGAAGCCTATGATTTCCAGCACAAGCGCAAAAGTCTTCAGGTTTCGGGAACGGTCGAAGTGGACGGCGAGTTGCGCGATCTGGTGCGCATGACCGGACGCAAGGGCGCGCTAAGTGACGCCAACGGTGCGACCCTGCCTGAAGCGGCGGTGTCGGCACATCTGGGCGGGCTGGCGCTGGATGATTACCGCACGCTGTTGTGTCTGGACGACGACACGATCGAAAAAGGTGGCGAGGCGATAGCCAGCAGCAAGGGCGACATCGGTCGGCTGTTGTTTTCTGCCGCCGCCGGCCTTGGTGATTTGGGGGCGGTGCTGGATCAGGCGGGCGCGCACGCCGATGCGCTGTATCGCAAACGCGCCAGCAGCACACAGATGGCGGCATTGAAGAAAGAACTGGCCGAGGTCGAAAAGGCGATCCGCGATGGTGACGTATCGGCCAGCGCTTTTGCGCGGTTGAAAACAGAACTGGCACAGGCGCAGGAGACCGAGGCACAGTTGCGCGAGGAACGAGACGCACAGGCGCGTGCGCTGGCGCAGGTCGCGGCACGTCAGAGCGCACTGCCATTGGTGATGGAATATGACGGGCTGGCAGGGCAGATTGCCGACAAATCCGACTATCCCGCGCAGTTGGATATCACCGCCGAGGCGCTGGTTGACCTGTTGACCAAGGACAGTCGGGCCGAGAGTGATATCGCGCGGTTGACCGAGGAAATCGCTGCGTTGGAACGGGAAATCGGTGCGCTTGCTGTACGCCCCGATCAACAGGATTTGGCACAGAAGTTGGTTGAGCTGGACGATTTGCGCAGCCGCTTTGTCACTGCCGACCGAGACCTGCCGCGTCGCAAAGGCGATTTGACGGATTTGGTACAGGCAATGGCGGATGTTGTACGCAATCTTGAGGCGACGGGTGATCCTGCCGCGATGGTGCTGACGCCCGTACAAATTCAGCGGTTGGAAACGGCCCGCGATGCGGCGCACGCAGCCGTGCGTGCTTGCACGGTCGAGGCGGGTGAAGTTGAAGCGTTGCGGGCGCGTCTGGTCGAGGCCGAGGCGGCCTTGGCGGACCACGCTGCGCCGCAGGACAGTGGCATTGGGGCATTGCTGGAACGCTATGCTGCCGACAGTCTGCAAGGAGCCTACGCCACGGCCCGCGCCGAGGTGGACGCGGCTGACGCGGCCTTGGGTGCAGCTTTGGACGGGCTGCATTTCAAGGGGCAGGATTTTAAGGCCTTGCCGCCCTGTCCGCTGTCCTTGCAAGAGGCGCAGCGATTGGCAGATCAGCACGCCGAGGCCCTGCGCGATAAGGCGCAGGCACTGGAAAAAGCGCGGGAGCATAGCGCGCTGGCAGCAGAAGCGGCGTCCCAGATTGCGCAGAGCACGGCGCAGGTTGGCCAGATCGGCGATGCCGAAGCGCTGGCCAAACGCAGCACCCGTGACGGATTGTGGGCGGCGCATCGTGAAGTGCTGTCTGATGATACGGCGGAGCGCTTCGAACAGGCGATGATGCAGGCCGATGCGGTGTCGGATGCGCGGTTGTCACATGCCCGCACGCTGGCGGATTTGCGGGCGGCGGAACTGGCTCAGACGCGGGCCGAGACGCGGGCAACTCAGGCCGAAAGTGAGGCTGAAAGCTGTCAGGTGCGCATTGACGCGTTGGAGCTTGCAGCGGCGGAGGCTGCTGTGGGTGCGGATCTGTTGCATCCCGCTTTGCCCGCGGATCTGGCTGCTTGGGTTGCGGCCCATGCTGTGGCCAGAACGGCAGAGCAAAAGGCCAGACGTTGCGCCGACAGCCATCGTGCCACTTTGGACAAGGCAGCGCGTCTGGCTGCGGAACTGGCCCCGCTGATTGATCTGGATGCACCGGATTTTGCGACGCTGATCGACAGCGCCCGTCGACGCGCAGCGCAGGATCGGGGCGCAGCCGAGGCGCTGGCGCTGGCGGCAAAGGCGCGCGATGTCTGTGCGGCCGATCTGAAGGCCCGCGCTGATACGTTGCAGCTACTGGGCGGGGAAAAAGACGCACGGCTGCGGGACTGGGCTGACGCTGTGGCCCAAACTTTGGGCGGGCAGGTTCTGCCGGATGTTCTGGATGCCTCGCTTGAGCCATTGCGCCGCTTGGCAGTGCTGGATGACAAACGTGCGGGGATCGCGGAACGGATTGGCAAGCTGGAACAGGACCGTGTGCAGTTTGGCGCGGCAATGGCGGACTTGGGCCAGCGGTACGGGGTCGAAGGTAATGACGCGGGCGAGATTTTCGAGGCGCTGCGCAAGTTGGCCGGCGACGCCGCAGCGGCAAGCACGTTGCACGGGACGCTGACCAACAATCTGACGCAGGCCCAAGAGGCGTTGCAGGCTGCTGAAACCTGCCGCGCGGATATCGCCCGCAAGGTCGCGGTTTGGGCTGCGGGTTTTCCGGATCATGTGGCAACCGAAAGCCTGCCTGATTTGCGTGCTGCCGTGGCGGACGGAACCGCTGTTATCGCTGCGCGCGCCCGTATGTCCGAACTGGATGCGCAGGTGCGGCTGGCGCTGTCAGTGGATACGCTGGATGCAGCCCGTGCGGTGCTGAGCGAAACCACCAGCGCCGATCTGGATGCGGAAATGGCCATGTTAAAGACCGAACGGGACAGTCTGACTGCCCGTCTGGAAACTGCCATCGCGGTACGGGCAAATGCGCAATCCGCTTTGACCGCTATCACGGGGGATACCGACATCGCGCGGTTGACCGAACGTCGTGCCACGCTGGAATTGCAGATGGAAGACTGTGCGCTGAGCTATCTGGAGTTACGCATGGGTCAGCGGTTGGCCGAAGAGGCGCTGCGCAGGTATCGTGATACCCATCGCAGCGGCATGATGCAGGCGACCGAGACGGCGTTTTGCACGCTGACGAATGGCGCTTATGCACGGTTGGGCACTCAACAGGGCGCGAACGGGGCCGAGACGTTGTTGGCGATTGATGCCACTGGCACGTCGAAACAGGCGCAGGATCTGTCCAAAGGCACGCGGTTTCAGTTATATCTGGCATTGCGGGCGGCGGCCTATCAGCAGCTGGTGGGACAGGGTGTTTGCCTGCCGTTTCTGTGTGACGATATTTTCGAGACTTTCGACGAGGACCGCACAGCCGCCGCCTGCCGTGTGATGGAGCAGATCGGGCGCAGCGGGCAGGCGATTTATCTGACGCACCACCGCCATGTGGTCGAAATTGCAAAGCAGGTCTGCACCACGCCGCCCATGATCCATGTCATTGGCGGGGCAGATATTGCAGGCGAAGTGTGA
- a CDS encoding metallophosphoesterase family protein — protein sequence MTIRILHTADCHLDSPLHSLALRDPDLRDRVQTATRTAFARIIDTALAEQVNALLIAGDLFDGAERSAKTAAFLTAQMDRLQAGGIAVFYIKGNHDAENPITGALSLPDNVHVFDGRGGKVQLVGADVWIHGVSFAGRHAPDSLLGKFPAPVAGAVNIAMLHTSLVGAAGHDPYAPCTVAELAGMGFDYWALGHVHKRQVHSEAPWIVMPGIPQGRDIGEFGAKSASLLTLEAGQISVREVATSAITFLHHRIDVSGHDHPDALRGHLRDALADLATDQPTDAILRLTLSGATPLHWQLLRDRDIWQETLGRMAQDTGMLWLEKLRFDLRDDHTPADASATDALGQMMQDMLAEPGMMAALQDEFDTLLAELPAARRTALAPTQEAAAARAQQLAASGAAQMIARMKGADS from the coding sequence ATGACCATTCGCATCCTGCACACCGCCGACTGCCATCTGGATTCGCCACTGCACTCGCTGGCGTTGCGCGATCCTGACCTGCGCGATAGGGTGCAGACCGCCACGCGCACCGCATTTGCACGCATTATCGACACGGCCTTGGCCGAGCAGGTGAACGCACTGCTGATCGCGGGCGACCTGTTCGACGGGGCCGAGCGCAGTGCGAAAACGGCGGCCTTTCTGACGGCGCAGATGGACCGGCTGCAAGCGGGCGGCATCGCGGTGTTCTATATCAAGGGCAACCATGACGCCGAGAACCCGATCACCGGCGCGCTGAGCCTGCCCGATAATGTGCATGTTTTTGACGGGCGCGGCGGCAAGGTGCAGTTGGTCGGGGCGGATGTGTGGATTCATGGTGTCAGCTTTGCCGGGCGGCACGCACCCGACAGTTTGCTGGGCAAGTTTCCGGCTCCCGTGGCGGGAGCAGTGAACATCGCGATGCTGCACACGTCGCTGGTGGGGGCGGCGGGGCACGATCCCTATGCGCCGTGTACGGTGGCCGAGTTGGCGGGCATGGGGTTTGACTATTGGGCGCTTGGCCATGTTCACAAACGACAGGTGCATTCCGAAGCGCCGTGGATCGTGATGCCCGGTATCCCGCAAGGGCGGGATATTGGCGAGTTCGGTGCAAAATCCGCCAGTTTGCTGACGCTGGAGGCGGGGCAGATTTCGGTGCGCGAAGTTGCAACTTCGGCGATCACTTTCCTGCACCATCGGATCGATGTGTCCGGCCACGACCACCCCGATGCGCTGCGCGGTCATTTGCGTGATGCGCTGGCGGATCTGGCGACAGACCAGCCCACCGATGCGATCCTGCGCCTGACGCTGAGCGGTGCCACGCCGCTGCATTGGCAACTGCTGCGTGACCGCGACATCTGGCAAGAAACTTTGGGCCGGATGGCGCAGGACACCGGCATGCTGTGGCTGGAAAAGCTGCGGTTTGATTTGCGCGACGACCACACGCCCGCTGATGCCTCGGCCACCGATGCGCTAGGGCAGATGATGCAAGATATGCTGGCCGAACCGGGGATGATGGCCGCGCTTCAAGACGAATTCGATACGCTTCTGGCCGAACTGCCTGCCGCGCGGCGCACTGCACTGGCCCCCACACAAGAAGCCGCCGCCGCGCGGGCGCAACAACTGGCAGCATCAGGTGCGGCACAGATGATTGCTCGGATGAAAGGGGCCGACAGCTGA
- a CDS encoding PIN domain-containing protein gives MIGIDSNVLVRFLTQDDPAQSAAATRLLGQLTMDSPAFVAREVMIKTVWVLERAYRFDRARIAQALEGLLEAEELQIEAADAVGLALHRYGAGGPSFADHMIQVAAQATGCTTTYTFDCKAAATDAATLLV, from the coding sequence ATGATCGGGATTGATTCCAATGTTCTGGTGCGCTTTCTGACACAAGACGACCCCGCCCAATCGGCTGCTGCAACCCGTTTGCTGGGTCAATTAACGATGGACAGCCCGGCGTTTGTCGCGCGAGAGGTGATGATCAAAACCGTCTGGGTGCTTGAGCGCGCTTACCGGTTTGATCGCGCCCGCATTGCCCAGGCACTGGAAGGGCTGTTGGAAGCCGAGGAATTGCAGATCGAGGCCGCCGATGCGGTCGGGCTGGCCTTGCACCGCTATGGGGCAGGGGGGCCGAGTTTTGCCGATCATATGATTCAGGTGGCGGCGCAGGCGACGGGGTGTACGACGACATATACGTTCGACTGCAAAGCAGCGGCGACTGATGCTGCGACCCTGCTGGTATGA
- a CDS encoding AbrB/MazE/SpoVT family DNA-binding domain-containing protein yields the protein MQESTVTLKGQTTVPKSVRAALGLRPGDRVRYLILDNGEVRLLKSRPLSELAGRLRHDGPAVTLDQMDKAIAHGAADDRD from the coding sequence ATGCAAGAATCTACCGTCACACTAAAAGGTCAGACAACCGTGCCCAAATCGGTGCGCGCGGCGCTTGGCCTGCGGCCGGGGGATCGGGTGCGGTATCTGATATTGGACAACGGCGAGGTGCGGTTGCTGAAATCGCGCCCCCTATCGGAACTGGCCGGACGGTTGCGCCATGACGGGCCTGCGGTGACGCTGGACCAGATGGACAAGGCGATTGCCCACGGGGCCGCCGATGATCGGGATTGA
- the purU gene encoding formyltetrahydrofolate deformylase: MTKYCLNVSCASRRGIVSAISAYLADHGCNILDSAQFDDLNTGKFFMRVGFTSELDATLETLIADFGPVAQALDLDWSFHDEATKMKAVIMVSRFGHCLNDLLYRWRIGALPIDIVAVISNHTEYQKVVVNHDIPFHHIKVTPQNKPDAEARIMEVVEDVDADLVVLARYMQILSDSMCQKMSGRIINIHHSFLPSFKGANPYKQAFERGVKLIGATAHYVTADLDEGPIIEQDIVRVTHAQNGSDYVSLGRDVEAQVLARAIHAHANRRVFLNGNKTVVFPPSPGSYSSERMG, translated from the coding sequence ATGACGAAATATTGCCTGAACGTAAGCTGCGCCTCGCGCCGTGGCATCGTGTCTGCCATCTCGGCTTATCTGGCCGACCACGGGTGCAACATTCTGGACAGCGCGCAATTCGACGATCTGAACACCGGTAAGTTCTTCATGCGCGTCGGCTTTACATCCGAACTGGACGCGACGCTGGAAACGCTGATCGCAGACTTTGGCCCTGTGGCCCAAGCGCTGGACCTTGACTGGTCGTTCCATGACGAAGCAACCAAGATGAAGGCCGTGATTATGGTCTCGCGCTTTGGCCACTGCCTGAACGATCTGCTGTACCGCTGGCGCATCGGCGCGCTGCCCATCGACATCGTTGCCGTCATCTCGAACCACACCGAATACCAAAAGGTTGTGGTCAACCACGACATCCCCTTTCACCACATCAAGGTGACGCCCCAGAACAAACCCGACGCCGAAGCGCGGATCATGGAAGTGGTCGAAGACGTCGACGCCGATCTGGTCGTACTGGCCCGCTATATGCAAATCCTGTCGGACAGCATGTGCCAGAAAATGTCGGGGCGCATCATCAATATCCACCACTCGTTCCTACCGTCGTTCAAGGGGGCAAACCCCTATAAACAGGCGTTCGAGCGTGGCGTGAAACTGATCGGGGCCACTGCCCACTATGTCACCGCCGATCTGGACGAAGGCCCGATTATCGAACAGGACATCGTGCGCGTAACCCACGCCCAGAACGGGTCTGATTACGTTTCACTGGGCCGCGACGTCGAGGCGCAAGTGCTGGCCCGCGCCATTCACGCGCACGCCAACCGCCGCGTGTTCCTGAACGGCAACAAAACCGTGGTCTTCCCCCCCTCGCCCGGATCGTACAGCAGCGAACGCATGGGCTAA
- a CDS encoding IclR family transcriptional regulator — MAKDPTYRSNSLLRGLSILQCFDDRHPEMTLSGIAEAIEVTSSAAYRFVVMLEREGYLTRKDNRYRLAPRVMDLGYRYLSSLDVYDIARLPADELRNETGFTVHVSVLEGCEIVYVYRALSDRAMVSNVPVGTRLPAYSTTMGRLLLSDLSEEELDRRFEGFVFAPISPNAPASLAELKPLLVRDRKRGYVANGSHLATGTVSIAAPLVSRHGRYLAAMNLSGHESQLQIDKVLVKRVQDVAAGISKML, encoded by the coding sequence ATGGCCAAAGATCCCACCTATCGTTCGAATTCGCTGCTGCGCGGGTTGAGCATTTTGCAATGCTTTGACGACCGCCATCCTGAAATGACCCTGAGCGGGATTGCCGAGGCAATCGAAGTTACCAGTTCGGCCGCCTACCGGTTTGTGGTGATGTTGGAGCGCGAGGGGTATTTGACGCGCAAGGACAACCGTTACCGTTTGGCACCAAGGGTGATGGATCTAGGATACCGCTATCTGTCGTCGCTGGATGTTTATGACATTGCGCGGCTGCCTGCCGATGAATTGCGTAACGAAACCGGATTTACCGTACATGTGTCGGTGCTGGAAGGGTGCGAGATCGTTTATGTCTACCGCGCGCTTTCGGACCGCGCGATGGTGTCGAACGTGCCGGTGGGAACGCGGTTGCCTGCCTATTCGACAACGATGGGACGGCTGCTGCTAAGCGATCTGTCCGAGGAAGAGCTGGACCGGCGGTTTGAAGGTTTTGTCTTTGCGCCGATCAGCCCTAACGCGCCTGCGTCGCTGGCAGAACTGAAGCCGTTGTTGGTCAGGGACCGCAAGCGCGGCTATGTGGCGAACGGTTCGCATCTGGCGACGGGCACGGTGTCGATCGCCGCCCCGCTGGTGTCGCGGCACGGGCGTTATCTGGCGGCGATGAACCTGTCGGGGCACGAGTCGCAGTTGCAGATCGACAAGGTGCTGGTCAAACGTGTGCAGGACGTGGCCGCAGGTATATCGAAAATGTTGTAA